A portion of the Bacteroides faecium genome contains these proteins:
- a CDS encoding RagB/SusD family nutrient uptake outer membrane protein, producing MKKIFNRILAAGLLSIGAMGMVTSCDYLDQKPENLKTSDMIWETRTDAEAYLYNIYGYIWLSTDDPVVFGFADESSCVFSNTNVRKMVEGNWGPSNTLGDNKWNAAYRGIQKALIFEENIDRVPEGVLSTDLKIQYKAESRFLRGWFYWNILRLYGPFVIFDKPVEQDEDFNKYVRRPFEECVEYVCELMESTLGELPEVWTSTAYLGRPTKGAALAVISQVRLLAASELWNGNPRLKDFKNKDGELLAPQTKDNEKWRIAAEAAEDVIDLGIYHLYRNTESGDRTFDPYLSFRDLFMSGNHAEVIFATHKSGDWQWGYDKRCNPKNGGYSMQNATQNIVDAFLTRDGLDINDDENYTEAGFAKEDDPAEYGKVRNEINRGYRKGESNMYANREPRFYASVHYNGRPALSAITVDDRNYFSSDKNKDGFGRAEYYYSGSSGAGTQMTDFTGYNIAKKVSTSSSIRNDQAVYRPFIHIRYAEILLNYMEAMNEYNPEDSKIISYFNEIRDRAGIPKIMATYPQDLGDKDKMREWILRERQIELAFEGDRFWTLARRLLYEKEENRKIYRMNVLADDQGQGFAFEGFYERKILQTRYWDNKMYLYPIYQTEIDRGRGLVQNPGW from the coding sequence ATGAAAAAAATATTTAACCGTATATTGGCTGCCGGATTATTATCTATTGGCGCGATGGGAATGGTCACTTCCTGTGACTATCTGGATCAGAAGCCTGAGAATCTGAAAACATCGGATATGATCTGGGAAACCCGTACAGATGCAGAGGCTTACTTATATAATATCTACGGATATATCTGGCTATCTACGGATGATCCGGTCGTATTTGGCTTTGCCGACGAAAGTTCTTGTGTATTCTCCAATACGAATGTCCGTAAGATGGTGGAAGGTAACTGGGGCCCTTCCAATACGCTGGGAGATAATAAATGGAATGCCGCTTATCGGGGTATTCAGAAAGCGCTTATTTTTGAAGAGAATATAGACCGTGTTCCCGAAGGCGTGCTGAGCACAGACCTGAAGATACAATACAAGGCAGAGTCACGCTTCCTGCGCGGTTGGTTCTACTGGAACATCTTGCGCCTGTATGGTCCGTTTGTGATTTTTGATAAACCGGTCGAACAGGACGAAGACTTTAATAAATACGTGCGCCGTCCGTTTGAAGAATGTGTAGAGTATGTTTGTGAACTGATGGAATCCACGCTGGGCGAACTCCCGGAAGTATGGACTTCTACGGCATACTTGGGACGTCCTACGAAAGGCGCCGCCTTGGCCGTAATCTCACAAGTACGTTTGTTGGCAGCCAGCGAACTTTGGAATGGAAATCCCCGTCTAAAGGATTTCAAGAATAAGGACGGCGAACTGCTGGCGCCCCAGACCAAAGATAACGAGAAATGGCGGATTGCCGCTGAGGCTGCCGAAGATGTGATTGATTTGGGTATTTATCACCTCTACCGTAATACGGAAAGCGGTGACAGAACCTTTGACCCTTATTTGTCTTTCCGCGATTTATTTATGTCCGGCAATCATGCCGAAGTCATATTCGCTACACATAAATCAGGAGACTGGCAGTGGGGCTATGACAAACGTTGCAACCCGAAAAACGGCGGATATAGCATGCAGAATGCGACACAAAATATCGTAGATGCGTTCTTGACCCGTGACGGACTGGATATTAATGATGATGAGAACTATACCGAAGCAGGATTCGCGAAAGAAGACGACCCCGCAGAATACGGAAAAGTCCGTAATGAAATCAACCGGGGATACCGCAAGGGAGAATCCAATATGTACGCCAACCGTGAGCCCCGTTTCTATGCTTCCGTACATTACAATGGACGTCCTGCACTTTCTGCCATTACCGTAGACGACCGCAACTACTTCTCATCCGACAAGAATAAGGACGGATTCGGAAGAGCTGAATATTACTATTCGGGTTCATCGGGCGCAGGAACGCAAATGACTGACTTTACCGGCTACAATATAGCGAAGAAAGTAAGTACCTCTTCCAGTATCCGTAACGACCAGGCGGTATATCGTCCGTTTATACATATTCGTTACGCCGAGATACTCTTGAACTATATGGAAGCGATGAATGAATACAACCCTGAAGATTCCAAAATTATCAGCTACTTTAATGAAATCCGTGACCGTGCAGGTATTCCGAAGATTATGGCTACCTACCCGCAGGATTTGGGAGACAAGGACAAAATGCGTGAATGGATTCTTCGTGAACGCCAAATCGAACTGGCTTTCGAAGGCGACCGTTTCTGGACACTTGCCCGCCGCCTGCTTTATGAGAAAGAAGAAAACCGCAAGATCTATCGTATGAATGTGCTTGCCGACGACCAGGGACAAGGCTTTGCTTTTGAAGGTTTCTATGAACGTAAAATCTTGCAGACCAGATATTGGGATAATAAGATGTACCTGTATCCTATCTATCAGACAGAGATTGACCGCGGACGTGGCCTGGTACAGAATCCGGGATGGTAA
- a CDS encoding IPT/TIG domain-containing protein: MKTISYYISMAVILTAAIITGGCTDDDEKSLSLRSGELSIYDFAPNTGKGGTQLLINGEQFPLDAASISVTINEVELSILRSNEEQLLVEVPDNEAIGTAPIVINTKGKTTQSEVNFTFRKTAITGFSPAYGKVGTKVRIYVENLPAEIKNPTATYNGITAECTAEEGYFQVTIPEADFGSYPIIISFNGRTLSTGEFEYKDLLFERTITTLPGSSEFNIMCADWEYRRGGIAVDNDGNVYLTDIGNLRVRKITPDGTVSEAAGAGTESTVDWGLNWRYENGGTGSYNAVVRPTDLKVDSKGNMYICDDWTGATVCFEPDGKALYLGWQAAISLAVDEANNRLYSMKSNGDILLKDLNDYGGDPASAGTLIITGNGSCGGMDVDKTTGDLYTTNIGTHQIIKYAKDSWGTPIVIAGSGRSGYSDGAYNEATFTSPWGIAVTPDGNILVAGNGTSDASTVSADQSIRYIDQKTGMVSTFAGSGTSGNTDSSFEVLSYAGINSTIESLPAAFGAPSSVCVGKDGTVYVLDRRNNCVKKITTVEK; encoded by the coding sequence ATGAAAACAATTTCATACTATATATCTATGGCTGTTATCCTGACAGCAGCCATTATCACCGGAGGTTGTACGGACGATGATGAAAAGTCGCTGTCGCTCCGTTCCGGAGAGCTTTCTATCTATGATTTTGCTCCGAATACAGGAAAAGGCGGCACGCAATTACTGATAAACGGAGAGCAGTTTCCCCTGGATGCGGCTTCTATCAGTGTGACCATCAATGAAGTGGAACTCTCCATTCTGCGTTCCAATGAAGAACAATTATTGGTCGAAGTTCCTGATAATGAAGCGATAGGGACAGCTCCTATTGTCATCAATACAAAAGGAAAGACCACCCAATCGGAAGTAAACTTTACTTTCCGGAAAACAGCCATCACAGGCTTTTCTCCTGCTTACGGAAAAGTAGGGACGAAGGTACGCATCTATGTGGAGAACCTGCCGGCAGAAATCAAGAATCCGACTGCAACTTATAATGGCATAACGGCAGAATGTACGGCAGAAGAAGGTTATTTCCAGGTGACTATTCCCGAAGCGGATTTCGGTTCTTATCCTATTATCATCAGCTTCAACGGAAGAACGCTTTCTACCGGTGAATTTGAATATAAAGACCTCTTGTTCGAGCGTACGATTACCACGCTGCCGGGAAGTTCCGAATTTAATATAATGTGTGCGGATTGGGAATACCGCCGGGGCGGAATCGCGGTAGATAACGACGGCAACGTATATCTGACGGATATAGGCAATTTGCGTGTTCGTAAAATCACGCCCGACGGAACCGTCAGCGAAGCGGCCGGCGCAGGAACGGAAAGTACGGTTGACTGGGGACTAAACTGGCGATATGAAAATGGTGGCACAGGTTCCTACAACGCAGTGGTACGTCCTACTGACTTAAAGGTGGATAGCAAGGGAAATATGTATATCTGTGACGACTGGACAGGTGCAACCGTATGTTTCGAACCCGATGGCAAAGCTCTTTATTTGGGTTGGCAGGCAGCCATTAGTCTGGCTGTTGATGAGGCGAACAACCGGCTTTACAGCATGAAGTCAAACGGAGATATTCTTCTCAAGGACTTGAATGATTATGGCGGTGACCCGGCAAGCGCAGGTACTTTGATTATTACCGGCAATGGAAGTTGCGGCGGAATGGACGTAGATAAGACTACGGGAGATCTTTATACTACCAATATCGGAACTCACCAAATCATCAAATATGCAAAAGACAGTTGGGGTACACCGATTGTGATAGCCGGCAGCGGACGGAGCGGATACTCCGACGGTGCGTACAACGAAGCTACATTTACCAGCCCGTGGGGAATAGCTGTTACGCCGGACGGAAACATTCTGGTGGCAGGCAATGGTACGTCAGATGCTTCGACAGTCAGTGCCGACCAGAGTATTCGTTACATAGACCAGAAGACGGGAATGGTTTCCACCTTCGCTGGTTCGGGAACATCCGGCAATACGGACAGCAGCTTCGAAGTACTCTCTTATGCTGGAATCAATTCCACTATCGAAAGCCTGCCTGCTGCCTTTGGCGCTCCTTCTTCTGTATGCGTCGGCAAGGACGGTACGGTGTATGTATTAGACCGCCGGAATAATTGTGTAAAGAAAATAACAACCGTAGAAAAATGA